One stretch of Chryseobacterium indologenes DNA includes these proteins:
- a CDS encoding non-ribosomal peptide synthetase, giving the protein MKNIKTILDFFEISKNEYPDKVAVKYKENSLTYRELDEMSDHLASFISKKAGTLNNDFIGVMLEKNQYFIVAILAVIKLGCAYVPIDINSPEERLSFIKEDSNCQLIIDKDVMDSFLTTPKEKTSLSLEILPEDFLYLIYTSGTTGNPKGVAITHSNLINLLFHEDTVFDFQPSDVWTVFHSQCFDFSVWEIFCPLLTGGMLIILDKETAQDPALVKKNIEAEGVTMLSLTPSAFYALTPVFTADFKPNKLRHLFFGGEKLLPVALSWWRKNYPELQFMNLYGATETTIHTTYKVITDKEISENISNIGKALPGYQCFVVGKYLEKVPFGAEGELAVAGGSVARGYINNEELTHNKFVDNPYGEGEKLYLTGDIVKLMPNGEMIYKGRKDRQVKIRGHRIELGEIETVILKNIPEISQVVAEIKEFNNDQLIVCYYSSEEEINKADLANRLKDMLPEYMIPKVYIRIDKFVLNVNGKISYEMLPDVSSDDFIKREFVPAKNEIQKELIAIWEDVLGIENIGIEDDFFELGGDSLNGIKIVNTINKKFEISMNVVDVFEKKTIWEMSELLEFLVGNYNNPNAEEEFDITTI; this is encoded by the coding sequence ATGAAAAACATAAAGACAATTTTAGATTTTTTTGAAATTTCTAAAAATGAGTATCCAGATAAAGTAGCGGTTAAATACAAAGAGAATAGCTTAACATACAGAGAACTGGATGAAATGTCAGATCATTTAGCCTCTTTTATCTCGAAAAAAGCAGGAACTCTTAATAATGATTTTATTGGAGTAATGCTGGAGAAAAATCAGTATTTTATTGTAGCAATTTTGGCAGTTATAAAACTAGGATGTGCCTATGTTCCCATAGATATCAATTCTCCTGAAGAAAGACTTTCTTTCATAAAAGAAGACAGCAATTGTCAACTTATTATTGATAAGGACGTAATGGATTCTTTTTTGACAACTCCTAAGGAAAAAACATCCTTAAGTTTGGAAATCTTACCAGAAGATTTTTTATATCTTATTTATACTTCAGGGACTACCGGGAATCCAAAAGGAGTGGCAATTACTCATTCCAATCTGATCAATCTGCTATTTCACGAGGATACTGTTTTTGATTTTCAGCCATCAGATGTATGGACCGTGTTTCATTCCCAATGCTTCGATTTTTCGGTATGGGAAATCTTTTGTCCGCTATTAACAGGTGGAATGCTGATTATCTTAGACAAAGAAACAGCACAGGACCCTGCACTGGTGAAAAAGAATATAGAAGCCGAAGGAGTAACCATGCTTAGTCTTACTCCATCTGCTTTTTATGCTCTTACTCCTGTTTTTACAGCTGATTTTAAACCTAATAAATTAAGGCACTTGTTTTTTGGAGGCGAAAAACTATTGCCTGTTGCCTTGTCATGGTGGAGAAAGAATTATCCTGAACTTCAGTTTATGAATTTATATGGAGCTACAGAGACTACCATACATACTACCTATAAGGTAATAACCGATAAAGAGATTTCTGAAAATATCAGTAACATCGGAAAAGCACTTCCTGGTTATCAATGTTTTGTAGTTGGGAAATATCTGGAGAAGGTACCGTTTGGAGCCGAAGGAGAGCTTGCTGTGGCAGGAGGAAGTGTAGCCAGGGGCTATATAAATAATGAAGAGCTTACGCATAATAAATTTGTAGATAATCCTTACGGAGAAGGAGAAAAACTCTATCTGACAGGTGACATCGTTAAGCTGATGCCCAATGGAGAAATGATTTATAAAGGCCGTAAAGACAGACAGGTAAAAATAAGAGGGCACAGAATCGAATTGGGAGAGATAGAGACGGTTATCTTAAAAAATATTCCGGAAATAAGCCAGGTTGTAGCAGAAATTAAAGAGTTTAATAATGACCAGTTAATTGTTTGCTACTATAGTTCTGAGGAAGAGATCAATAAAGCAGATTTGGCAAACCGTTTAAAAGATATGTTACCGGAATACATGATTCCAAAGGTTTATATCAGGATAGACAAATTTGTTCTCAACGTCAATGGAAAGATTAGTTATGAAATGTTACCCGATGTGAGCTCTGATGATTTCATTAAAAGAGAATTTGTTCCTGCGAAAAATGAAATTCAGAAAGAACTGATTGCAATATGGGAAGACGTTCTGGGAATAGAAAATATAGGAATTGAAGATGATTTTTTTGAATTAGGAGGGGATAGTCTCAACGGAATAAAAATCGTGAATACTATCAATAAGAAATTTGAAATTTCTATGAATGTAGTAGATGTTTTTGAAAAGAAAACAATTTGGGAAATGTCAGAATTGCTGGAGTTTCTTGTAGGAAATTATAACAATCCCAATGCTGAAGAAGAATTTGATATAACAACGATTTAA